The following proteins come from a genomic window of Rhizobium sp. 007:
- a CDS encoding YihY/virulence factor BrkB family protein has translation MLSRPHIKLSSVATLLVAVGGVLVALKGTHGDTPDGSVETELEAGRGRGASVPEAIPVKGLRDVFWRVVHEVIDDRVTLIAAGVTFYLLLGLFPSLSALVALYGLIADPATMADHLRELSGLLPPGAFDLIADRIKSLAESRDSTLGITFFVGLAIALWSTHSGTLAIFDAMNVAYEEKEKRGLVKLNLVGLCFTFGAMLSAATIIGLVAVMPVVLSYLWLDLFKEHMALLLRWPLLLLIAAAATTAVYRFGPSREPAKLRWMTWGAFLVTFSWFAMSVGFSFYLNHFANYDATYGTLGALIGFLVWIWLSIVILIVGGELNAELEHQTAKDTTTGAPLPMGSRGAYVADTLGETADRLR, from the coding sequence ATGCTCAGTCGTCCGCACATCAAGCTGTCGAGCGTCGCCACCCTCCTTGTCGCGGTGGGCGGCGTACTGGTCGCACTGAAGGGCACGCATGGAGACACGCCAGACGGATCAGTGGAGACTGAGCTCGAGGCTGGGCGAGGAAGGGGCGCAAGCGTCCCCGAGGCGATACCTGTGAAGGGCCTGCGCGATGTCTTTTGGCGGGTGGTTCACGAAGTCATCGATGATCGTGTGACACTCATAGCAGCCGGAGTGACGTTCTACCTCTTGTTGGGTCTGTTCCCCTCGCTGTCGGCACTCGTCGCGCTTTACGGGCTGATTGCAGATCCGGCCACCATGGCTGACCATCTCCGGGAACTGTCAGGACTGCTTCCGCCGGGCGCGTTCGATCTCATCGCCGATCGCATCAAGAGCCTCGCCGAAAGCCGCGATTCGACGCTGGGCATCACTTTCTTCGTTGGCCTTGCCATCGCCCTGTGGAGCACGCATAGCGGGACGCTGGCGATCTTCGATGCGATGAACGTGGCCTATGAAGAAAAGGAAAAGCGGGGACTGGTCAAGCTTAACCTCGTAGGGCTGTGCTTCACTTTCGGCGCGATGCTCTCTGCCGCCACAATAATAGGACTGGTCGCTGTCATGCCTGTGGTGCTTTCCTATCTTTGGCTCGACCTATTCAAGGAGCACATGGCCCTGCTTCTGAGGTGGCCGTTGTTGCTTTTGATCGCAGCCGCAGCGACCACCGCCGTATACCGCTTCGGTCCGAGCCGCGAGCCCGCCAAGCTCCGATGGATGACGTGGGGTGCCTTTCTCGTGACCTTTTCATGGTTTGCGATGTCGGTCGGATTTTCGTTCTATCTCAACCACTTTGCCAACTACGACGCGACCTACGGCACCCTCGGTGCGCTGATCGGTTTCCTGGTCTGGATTTGGCTGTCGATCGTCATCCTGATCGTGGGAGGCGAGCTGAATGCCGAGCTGGAACACCAGACGGCGAAGGACACTACCACGGGGGCACCATTGCCGATGGGATCACGCGGAGCCTATGTGGCGGACACTCTCGGCGAGACCGCAGACCGGCTGCGCTGA
- a CDS encoding PHB depolymerase family esterase, translated as MNDDFFTTMRRATSSTRALNLAEATRVIQDALSGHPASGAGSSNPDITPPPPVRRPKPFPVDPDAETIEAETKQADETTDRISGVAPSQRLRRPLEEILRILREGRLAASAFESMPGRSFSGVPKHGPSPTVPDGARFTARSFTCAAGSRSYKLYVPASVSDRPRGLVVMLHGCKQNPDDFASGTGMNAVAETHGLIIAYPGQTGADNASSCWNWFRPADQMRGAGEPLIIAGITMELMSEFHLDRSRVFVAGLSAGGAMAAVMGETYPDLFAAVGIHSGLAYGSANDVMSAFSVMRGDASLLSPSKRRANVAYPVRTIVFQGAADLTVHPSNGERIVAAASPPGADSFTRTKTGRSAGGRTYKRTIVTDAEEPPMLEYWLVEGAGHAWSGGHEGGSYTDPYGPNATSEMVRFFLGKSNL; from the coding sequence ATGAACGACGATTTCTTCACCACCATGCGCCGCGCCACATCGTCCACACGCGCCTTGAACCTCGCCGAGGCGACCCGCGTGATCCAGGATGCACTTTCTGGTCATCCGGCCTCCGGCGCCGGCAGCTCAAATCCGGACATCACGCCACCTCCACCAGTGCGTCGTCCGAAACCCTTTCCAGTCGATCCTGACGCTGAGACTATCGAGGCGGAAACAAAGCAGGCCGATGAAACCACTGACAGGATTAGCGGTGTCGCGCCGTCGCAAAGGTTACGAAGACCGCTCGAGGAGATACTACGGATCTTGCGGGAGGGACGACTGGCTGCCAGTGCGTTTGAATCGATGCCTGGCAGGAGCTTCTCCGGCGTGCCGAAACATGGCCCCTCGCCCACGGTTCCAGACGGGGCGCGGTTCACGGCGCGATCCTTCACCTGCGCGGCGGGCTCGCGAAGCTACAAGCTCTATGTTCCCGCGTCCGTTTCCGATCGACCGCGCGGCCTGGTTGTTATGCTTCACGGTTGTAAGCAAAACCCCGACGACTTCGCTTCAGGAACAGGCATGAATGCCGTCGCCGAGACGCACGGCCTGATAATCGCCTATCCTGGCCAGACCGGGGCGGACAACGCCTCGTCCTGCTGGAATTGGTTCAGGCCAGCGGACCAGATGCGCGGTGCTGGAGAACCTTTAATCATTGCGGGGATCACCATGGAGCTGATGTCCGAGTTTCACCTCGATCGCAGCCGGGTTTTCGTTGCAGGGTTGTCGGCCGGCGGCGCAATGGCGGCCGTCATGGGCGAGACTTATCCCGATCTCTTCGCAGCCGTGGGTATCCATTCCGGGCTAGCCTATGGTTCGGCCAACGACGTTATGTCCGCATTTTCCGTCATGCGCGGGGACGCAAGTTTGCTATCACCCTCGAAACGGCGCGCTAACGTGGCGTACCCTGTCCGCACGATCGTCTTCCAGGGCGCCGCAGACCTGACCGTCCATCCATCCAACGGCGAACGGATCGTTGCGGCGGCCAGTCCGCCAGGCGCCGACAGCTTCACCCGAACGAAAACCGGCCGTTCCGCTGGCGGACGGACCTATAAGAGAACAATTGTCACAGATGCGGAGGAGCCGCCAATGCTGGAGTACTGGCTGGTAGAGGGTGCTGGTCACGCTTGGTCAGGCGGCCATGAAGGCGGTTCATACACCGACCCGTATGGGCCTAATGCCACGAGCGAGATGGTCCGTTTCTTCCTTGGAAAGTCAAACCTTTAA
- a CDS encoding CopG family transcriptional regulator: protein MADNVYKLRDKAGESEKITVNLGYIDLGRIDLLVQEGFYSNRTDFIRTAIRNQLTAEGEAVKQSTIRHTLELGLRDYSRADLEAVRAAGERLHIKVLGLVRIAPDVTPELALATIESITVLGALQASSELKSTLAERIR, encoded by the coding sequence ATGGCTGATAATGTTTACAAGCTCCGCGACAAGGCTGGCGAGTCGGAGAAGATCACGGTCAATCTTGGCTATATCGACCTCGGCCGGATCGACCTTCTCGTGCAGGAGGGGTTCTACTCCAATCGCACCGACTTCATCCGCACCGCAATCCGCAACCAGCTGACAGCGGAGGGGGAGGCGGTCAAACAGTCGACTATCCGGCATACGTTGGAGTTAGGGCTGCGCGACTATAGCAGGGCCGATCTAGAGGCCGTGAGGGCAGCCGGCGAAAGGCTTCACATTAAGGTGCTCGGACTTGTCCGCATCGCCCCCGACGTAACACCCGAACTCGCCTTGGCAACAATCGAATCCATCACCGTGCTCGGCGCGCTTCAGGCCAGCAGCGAACTGAAATCAACGCTGGCGGAACGCATTCGCTAG
- a CDS encoding general stress protein: MRTVTGLFDDYSDARSAVNKLEAAGVPSNDISIVSNKAGRIDRDSDVGEDAATGAGIGAAVGGAGGLLAGLGLMAIPGVGPVVAAGWLAATAAGAVAGAVAGGAAGGLIGALTDSGVSEDDAHLYAEGVRRGGSLVTAKVDDARASEAQAILQGSNWVDPVERRRAYNEQGWTRFDDTLDPYAPEQIAQERDRYRRTAI, encoded by the coding sequence ATGAGAACTGTAACCGGACTTTTCGACGACTACTCGGACGCTCGCTCCGCCGTCAACAAATTGGAAGCGGCAGGCGTCCCCTCAAACGACATCAGTATCGTCTCCAACAAGGCTGGCCGCATCGATCGCGACTCTGACGTTGGCGAGGATGCCGCGACCGGCGCCGGCATTGGCGCTGCCGTCGGTGGCGCTGGGGGCCTACTCGCCGGACTGGGCCTGATGGCCATTCCTGGTGTCGGACCGGTGGTTGCCGCAGGCTGGCTTGCCGCGACTGCAGCTGGGGCTGTCGCCGGCGCCGTCGCTGGTGGTGCCGCTGGTGGCCTGATCGGTGCACTCACCGACTCCGGCGTCTCGGAAGATGATGCCCACCTCTATGCCGAAGGTGTCCGCCGCGGTGGAAGCTTGGTCACGGCCAAGGTCGACGACGCCCGCGCCTCGGAGGCGCAGGCTATTCTGCAGGGTTCAAACTGGGTCGACCCGGTCGAACGTCGGCGTGCCTATAACGAACAGGGATGGACCCGGTTCGACGACACGCTCGATCCATACGCCCCTGAGCAGATCGCGCAAGAGCGCGACCGGTACCGGCGGACCGCCATCTAA
- a CDS encoding PepSY domain-containing protein, giving the protein MKKIMLAAAILGASAVAAYAQTPPAPSPDGNTPAVATPDTKNPTAPVEGANSFTEAQAKDRIAEAGYTDVKDLKLDDKGIWMASGMKDGKAVSIALDYQGNIVAK; this is encoded by the coding sequence ATGAAGAAGATCATGTTGGCAGCGGCAATTCTTGGCGCCTCTGCCGTCGCAGCCTATGCTCAAACACCGCCGGCTCCATCTCCGGATGGAAATACACCTGCAGTTGCAACCCCAGACACCAAAAATCCGACTGCGCCCGTTGAGGGTGCCAACAGCTTTACCGAAGCTCAGGCGAAGGATCGCATTGCGGAAGCGGGCTACACCGACGTCAAGGATCTCAAGCTCGACGACAAGGGGATCTGGATGGCCTCCGGCATGAAGGACGGCAAAGCCGTCTCCATTGCCCTTGATTATCAAGGCAACATCGTCGCCAAGTAA